A portion of the Musa acuminata AAA Group cultivar baxijiao chromosome BXJ1-1, Cavendish_Baxijiao_AAA, whole genome shotgun sequence genome contains these proteins:
- the LOC103988656 gene encoding uncharacterized protein LOC103988656: protein MEDESVTGPQGANEAASSSSSPSSSPSQKIEHQTLQPIVEGITYLNSSNATDLALQIPSRGTSSSGGFSRGRSFKNKTPVVDGERSSLLNPVLAEDPDKREGTETAFYANIVSAFSWKRCTSLPNTPAPCLSPSPVNNRAYEQQSSQKPAAQSKVPRSLSVPVRNIVIVRSVSFSVQNEDTSSEPPDDQQGPMTEDNDEEIPEDEAVCRICLIGLNEGGNWLKMECSCKGALRLIHEECAVKWFSLRGNKKCEVCSQEVLNLPVTLLRIQNAAHRDSGQQHPGQSSSLLLTRTWQDVAVLLLISAMCYFFFLEQLLVNDMKLHAVMVAAPFSLTLGLLGSVFSVALARKEYVWAYSAFQFSLVIIFLHLFYSVIQLKAVFAILIASFAGFGISMGINSLFLQFFAWRDRAVQQQMNTNPV, encoded by the exons ATGGAAGACGAATCTGTGACCGGCCCCCAGGGCGCCAATGAAGctgcctcgtcctcctcctccccatCCTCCTCCCCCTCTCAAAAG ATTGAACACCAGACCCTGCAACCAATAGTTGAAGGCATTACTTATCTGAATTCTAGTAATGCAACAGATCTCGCTCTTCAAATACCCTCTAGAGGCACTTCATCTAGTGGAGGTTTTTCTCGTGGGCGAAGCTTCAAAAACAAGACACCTGTAGTTGATGGAGAGAGAAGTTCGCTTCTAAATCCTGTACTTGCTGAAGATCCAGACAAAAGGGAGGGCACTGAAACTGCTTTTTATGCTAATATTGTGTCAGCTTTTTCATGGAAAAGATGCACATCACTTCCTAATACCCCAGCACCCTGTTTATCTCCTTCACCTGTCAATAACAGGGCATATGAACAGCAGAGCTCCCAG AAGCCAGCTGCACAATCTAAAGTTCCAAGATCACTGTCTGTACCTGTACGAAATATTGTTATTGTCAGATCTGTATCTTTCTCTGTTCAAAATGAGGACACGTCTTCAGAGCCTCCTGATG ATCAACAAGGTCCAATGACTGAGGATAATGATGAAGAGATTCCTGAAGACGAAGCAGTTTGCAGGATTTGTCTAATTGGGCTAAATGAAGGTGGAAATTGGCTTAAGATGGAGTGTAGTTGCAAAGGTGCCCTAAGGCTCATACATGAAGAATGTGCTGTGAAGTGGTTCAGCCTGAGAGGCAACAAGAAATGTGAAGTCTGCAGCCAAGAGGTTCTCAATTTGCCAGTAACTTTGTTACGTATTCAGAATGCTGCTCATAGGGACAGTGGTCAGCAACATCCTGGACAGAGCTCAAGTTTGTTGTTAACCAG GACGTGGCAGGATGTGGCTGTGCTGTTGCTTATCAGCGCAATGTGTTACTTCTTCTTCCTTGAGCAGCTACTG GTTAATGACATGAAATTGCATGCCGTTATGGTTGCTGCACCATTTTCACTGACTCTGGGTCTCTTAGGATCAGTGTTTTCAGTGGCATTAG CACGCAAGGAGTATGTTTGGGCTTATTCAGCTTTTCAATTCTCGCTTGTCATTATATTTCTTCATCTATTCTATTCTGTG ATTCAATTGAAAGCAGTTTTTGCAATCCTGATCGCGTCGTTTGCTGGATTTGGTATTTCAATGGGAATTAATTCGTTGTTTCTTCAGTTCTTTGCATGGAGAGATCGGGCTGTCCAACAACAAATGAACACTAACCCAGTGTAG
- the LOC135612135 gene encoding uncharacterized protein LOC135612135 isoform X1, protein MGKSEDEQPTPSHQAALQEAAAENAGARCPSCRLIGRIARPRCVASLILSLALLLSVVFWLPPFVRRYEGSGRPDKDPRFTADIVASFKLQKPVALLSSNIGKLQVDIFEEIGVPDSSVAIIYLEPLSGLNWTNVVFGVWPYPKSSTLSSTGLSILRASFMSLVIRQSSLHLTSSLFGNSSFFEVLKFPGGITIIPFQKAFLLQKVQMLFNFTLNFPIYQVQDRIDELEDQMKAGLLLNLNENLYIKLTNMNGSTVAPPTIVQTSIVLAVGNRQPSLPRWKELAQTIRNSSAGNLGLNHTLFGRVKQIRLSSFAQHSFNSGGDTASPSPAPQPKPDHHPHHRHHSHHHYKHHFPMHHAPGPASDTHDHRASAPSGCRYGFSSRPKNIGYVTPAAAPADAPKLSATAPAAVKGHSTRPVSSPHHFGAPLNAPQHLHAPRAHEESPVPAPNIKSASPLPAVSFTHQQPPSESITDNKPPDGTSSISPAPYTSSASGRCFVHLVFALLPYALLSLW, encoded by the exons ATGGGGAAATCCGAGGACGAGCAGCCGACGCCTTCGCATCAGGCGGCCCTTCAGGAGGCAGCCGCGGAGAATGCCGGCGCCCGGTGCCCGAGCTGCCGCTTGATCGGGCGAATCGCGAGGCCGCGCTGCGTCGCGTCGCTCATACTCAGCCTCGCCCTGCTGCTGTCGGTGGTATTCTGGTTGCCTCCGTTTGTGAGGCGGTACGAGGGCTCCGGGCGCCCCGATAAGGACCCGCGATTCACAG CTGATATTGTTGCGAGCTTCAAATTGCAAAAGCCAGTTGCTTTGCTAAGTTCCAATATTGGAAAACTTCAAGTTGACATTTTTGAAGAAATTGGTGTTCCTGATTCCTCG GTAGCTATAATCTATCTGGAACCTTTGAGTGGATTGAACTGGACAAATGTGGTTTTCGGTGTTTGGCCTTATCCAAAGAGTTCAACTCTATCATCAACTGGGCTAAGCATTCTCCGGGCCTCTTTTATGTCCTTGGTTATACGGCAGTCATCTCTTCACTTGACTTCATCCTTGTTCGGAAACTCATCATTCTTTGAGGTGCTTAAGTTTCCTGGAGGGATCACCATAATACCTTTTCAAAAAGCTTTTCTTTTGCAAAAGGTGCAAATGCTTTTTAATTTCACTTTAAACTTTCCTATCTATCAAGTTCAAGATAGAATCGATGAACTGGAGGACCAGATGAAGGCTGGATTACTACTCAATTTGAATGAG AATCTCTATATTAAATTGACAAATATGAATGGCTCCACGGTTGCTCCTCCAACAATTGTTCAAACCTCCATTGTACTTGCAGTTGGCAATCGGCAGCCATCTTTGCCGAGGTGGAAGGAGTTGGCTCAAACGATTCGAAATTCTTCTGCAGGAAACCTCGGTCTAAATCACACCTTATTTGGTAGAGTAAAGCAAATACGCTTGTCTTCTTTTGCTCAGCATTCCTTTAATAGTGGAGGTGATACTGCTTCACCAAGTCCAGCTCCTCAACCAAAACCAGACCATCATCCTCATCATCGGCACCACTCCCATCATCACTATAAGCATCATTTTCCTATGCACCATGCTCCTGGTCCTGCTTCTGATACTCATGATCATCGAGCTTCAGCTCCTTCTGGTTGCCGATATGGATTTTCAAGCAGGCCAAAAAACATAGGTTATGTAACTCCTGCTGCTGCACCTGCTGATGCTCCGAAGCTTTCTGCTACTGCACCAGCAGCAGTTAAGGGGCATTCGACTAGGCCCGTGAGTTCTCCACATCATTTTGGTGCACCATTGAATGCTCCACAGCATTTACATGCTCCTCGGGCTCATGAAGAATCACCAGTTCCAGCTCCAAACATCAAATCGGCGTCTCCTTTGCCTGCTGTTTCTTTTACTCATCAGCAACCTCCTAGCGAGAGCATAACAGATAACAAGCCTCCTGATGGGACGTCATCAATTTCACCTGCACCATATACAT CTTCTGCTTCAGGCAGATGTTTCGTCCATTTGGTTTTTGCACTACTTCCGTACGCGTTACTGAGTCTGTGGTGA
- the LOC135612135 gene encoding uncharacterized protein LOC135612135 isoform X2, which translates to MGKSEDEQPTPSHQAALQEAAAENAGARCPSCRLIGRIARPRCVASLILSLALLLSVVFWLPPFVRRYEGSGRPDKDPRFTADIVASFKLQKPVALLSSNIGKLQVDIFEEIGVPDSSVAIIYLEPLSGLNWTNVVFGVWPYPKSSTLSSTGLSILRASFMSLVIRQSSLHLTSSLFGNSSFFEVLKFPGGITIIPFQKAFLLQKNLYIKLTNMNGSTVAPPTIVQTSIVLAVGNRQPSLPRWKELAQTIRNSSAGNLGLNHTLFGRVKQIRLSSFAQHSFNSGGDTASPSPAPQPKPDHHPHHRHHSHHHYKHHFPMHHAPGPASDTHDHRASAPSGCRYGFSSRPKNIGYVTPAAAPADAPKLSATAPAAVKGHSTRPVSSPHHFGAPLNAPQHLHAPRAHEESPVPAPNIKSASPLPAVSFTHQQPPSESITDNKPPDGTSSISPAPYTSSASGRCFVHLVFALLPYALLSLW; encoded by the exons ATGGGGAAATCCGAGGACGAGCAGCCGACGCCTTCGCATCAGGCGGCCCTTCAGGAGGCAGCCGCGGAGAATGCCGGCGCCCGGTGCCCGAGCTGCCGCTTGATCGGGCGAATCGCGAGGCCGCGCTGCGTCGCGTCGCTCATACTCAGCCTCGCCCTGCTGCTGTCGGTGGTATTCTGGTTGCCTCCGTTTGTGAGGCGGTACGAGGGCTCCGGGCGCCCCGATAAGGACCCGCGATTCACAG CTGATATTGTTGCGAGCTTCAAATTGCAAAAGCCAGTTGCTTTGCTAAGTTCCAATATTGGAAAACTTCAAGTTGACATTTTTGAAGAAATTGGTGTTCCTGATTCCTCG GTAGCTATAATCTATCTGGAACCTTTGAGTGGATTGAACTGGACAAATGTGGTTTTCGGTGTTTGGCCTTATCCAAAGAGTTCAACTCTATCATCAACTGGGCTAAGCATTCTCCGGGCCTCTTTTATGTCCTTGGTTATACGGCAGTCATCTCTTCACTTGACTTCATCCTTGTTCGGAAACTCATCATTCTTTGAGGTGCTTAAGTTTCCTGGAGGGATCACCATAATACCTTTTCAAAAAGCTTTTCTTTTGCAAAAG AATCTCTATATTAAATTGACAAATATGAATGGCTCCACGGTTGCTCCTCCAACAATTGTTCAAACCTCCATTGTACTTGCAGTTGGCAATCGGCAGCCATCTTTGCCGAGGTGGAAGGAGTTGGCTCAAACGATTCGAAATTCTTCTGCAGGAAACCTCGGTCTAAATCACACCTTATTTGGTAGAGTAAAGCAAATACGCTTGTCTTCTTTTGCTCAGCATTCCTTTAATAGTGGAGGTGATACTGCTTCACCAAGTCCAGCTCCTCAACCAAAACCAGACCATCATCCTCATCATCGGCACCACTCCCATCATCACTATAAGCATCATTTTCCTATGCACCATGCTCCTGGTCCTGCTTCTGATACTCATGATCATCGAGCTTCAGCTCCTTCTGGTTGCCGATATGGATTTTCAAGCAGGCCAAAAAACATAGGTTATGTAACTCCTGCTGCTGCACCTGCTGATGCTCCGAAGCTTTCTGCTACTGCACCAGCAGCAGTTAAGGGGCATTCGACTAGGCCCGTGAGTTCTCCACATCATTTTGGTGCACCATTGAATGCTCCACAGCATTTACATGCTCCTCGGGCTCATGAAGAATCACCAGTTCCAGCTCCAAACATCAAATCGGCGTCTCCTTTGCCTGCTGTTTCTTTTACTCATCAGCAACCTCCTAGCGAGAGCATAACAGATAACAAGCCTCCTGATGGGACGTCATCAATTTCACCTGCACCATATACAT CTTCTGCTTCAGGCAGATGTTTCGTCCATTTGGTTTTTGCACTACTTCCGTACGCGTTACTGAGTCTGTGGTGA
- the LOC135612182 gene encoding nascent polypeptide-associated complex subunit alpha-like protein 1, producing MTAQTQEELLAAHLEQQKIDLDEPVVEDDEDDVDDEDDDDKDDDGEGQADDATGRSKQSRSEKKSRKAMLKLGMKPIPGVTRVTVKKSKNILFVISKPDVFKSPTSDSYVIFGEAKIEDLSSQLQTQAAEQFKAPDLSHVISKPETSAMVQDDEEVDETGVEPKDIELVMTQAGVSRSKAVKALKAAEGDIVTAIMELTN from the exons ATGACTGCCCAAACGCAAGAGGAACTCCTTGCCGCACATCTTGAGCAGCAGAAGATCGAT CTAGATGAACCTGTAGTCGAGGATGATGAGGACGATGTTGATGATGAGGATGATGATGACAAGGATGATGATGGTGAAG GACAAGCAGATGATGCCACTGGGAGATCAAAGCAAAGCAGAAGTGAAAAAAAGAGCCGTAAAGCCATGCTGAAGCTTGGAATGAAGCCAATTCCTGGTGTTACTCGTGTCACAGTGAAAAAGAGCAAAAAT atattatttgtgatatcGAAGCCAGATGTATTCAAAAGTCCAACCTCAGACTCTTATGTTATATTTGGAGAGGCAAAGATTGAGGACCTGAGCTCACAACTCCAGACTCAGGCTGCAGAACAGTTCAAGGCACCTGATCTGAGCCATGTCATCTCAAAGCCCGAGACTTCTGCAATGGTTCAGGACGATGAAGAAGTCGACGAGACTGGTGTTGAACCAAAGGACATTGAACTGGTCATGACCCAGGCTGGGGTTTCAAGGTCTAAGGCTGTTAAGGCACTCAAAGCTGCAGAAGGTGACATAGTTACTGCAATAATGGAGCTTACTAATTAA
- the LOC135612188 gene encoding uncharacterized protein LOC135612188, translated as MAKAEKSSNREEVLKPFYQRASEAEDRLTQLEALLAKKGESDTGNKEISSIVKDFQSKLESAQAELMSERDKASKEIQKLAAENLKLQYRITHLARALKEADSKLAA; from the exons ATGGCGAAGgccgagaaatcctcaaatcgGGAAGAGGTCCTCAAGCCCTTCTATCAGAGGGCTTCCGAAGCCGAG GATCGTTTAACACAGCTGGAGGCATTGCTTGCTAAGAAAG GTGAGTCTGATACCGGAAATAAGGAAATATCATCCATTGTAAAGGACTTTCAGTCAAAGCTAGAGTCTGCACAGGCTGAGCTAATGAGCGAGAGAGATAAG GCTTCCAAGGAAATTCAGAAGCTTGCAGCAGAGAACCTGAAACTTCAGTACCGGATTACTCATCTTGCTCGGGCATTGAAGGAGGCTGATTCCAAATTGGCAGCTTAA